Part of the Candidatus Moraniibacteriota bacterium genome is shown below.
AGCAATATTTCTCTACAACATCGACATGTTTCGATCGCATAGGATTATTTAACAGCTTTTATTCCAACGATAAGCGGAAAAGTCTCGTCCTGTAATGCAAGCTCCTCAGAATTCATATCCTCAGCTGCCATGCCCATCCAGAATGCCTCAGTAACTATTTTATTTCCAAGAGCAGAAACTTCGATTCTATTTGCATCAAAAAACTTTTCGAAAACATATCGAGCCGACCGTGGCGTAAATCGCCACAGATTAATGGCAAGGTTCCACGCAGGACTCACCGTTGGCATTGTTACAAGCAATGTCCCGCCTGGCTTCAAAATCCTGCGACATTCACTTATAGCAGACTGGTAGTCATCTATGACATTGAAGGTCTGAGTCACAATAAGGCAATCATATTCATTGTCAGCAATATGACCAGAAAGATTCCTAAGATCTCCACAAATATTTGCCTTTGCCGTTGGAAATATATCAATGACATCGCTTGTGGTTACTCGCGATCCACCAAATCTGACAGTATACGAATTATCTACAACCTCGAGACACTTTCCATAAATCGCCTGTTTGTTCTTCTCAAGAAACTGTTCTATAAACAGTCGATCAACGGGCTTCCCGCGATCAAATCCGTACCGCGTGCTGATAGGCTTCCGTGATCGTGCACGCATATACGATGCCCGACTCCTAAATGCCCGCATTATATGAGCTCGAATCACATTCAGCACCTTCATAACACCATCCATCCAATATGGAAATCTCATGAAACTCATATGTTTTGCTTCTTTGATTTAAGAACGACGCTCTCAAAATCTATATCTTCGTATCGGATCATCATACAAACTATTTCAGCAACCTGATACGGCGAAAGAAATTGTTTCGAATTCAAGGAGGCAAACGTATTCACTGTTCCCGGCATCAGACACGACACACGAATACCATACGATTTCAACTCACGATTCAGCGCAAAGGAGAACCCTTCGAGTGCATACTTCGTCATCGCATACACTGTTTTACTTGGACCAACATTCGTGTTGTGACTTATTTTCGATCCAATCGTAATAATAAATCCAGAAGCAGCATTTTTCATAAGAGGTATTACCCCTTTTGAAAAAAGGAATGCTCCGCGTATATTTGTCGCAACCATACGATCAAAATCTTCAGCAGAAATTTCCTCGAGTGGTTTTTCTACCATGTTTATCCCTGCATTGTTAACAAGCACATCTACTTTCCCAAATTTCTTCCGCGCAGATAGTACAATCGACCGCACAGTTTGTTCGTCAGAAACATCACCTTCTGCAAAAACAAATCGCTTTGACTCCACATGAGGGAATGCTTCTTCGAGGGAACGCAATCGACGTGAAACAGCAACTACACTCCCACCCTCAGCATAAATCATCTCCGCAATCGCCTTACCAATCCCGCGTCCCGCACCCGTCACAATGACAACCTGATCGCAAAGATTCCGTCCAGAAGGTATTCTGACCTTTGGGTAGAGAAATTGCCTACTAATAAATTGTTTGAGAAACGTGATCATATGTGCTCTAGAGTCTTATTCTTTTTTTACACTAACACCGATAACAACCGGGAAAAAAGGGTCAACATACTCAAGCTCTTCCTGCCGAAGCTGCACGGCAGGAAAACCCTCCAGAAGCATTCGCCCAGAAAAAACATTCCCAAAACTCGCTATTTGGACATTCGTAGAACCGAAATGTTTCTCAAAAATGTACTGCGCGGAAGCAACTGTAAAGCCCCAGAGATGTTCTTCTTGATGCAGTTTTGGTGCAATCGACGAAAGCGTACAAAGAAGCATCCCTCCCCGAGTCAAAATACGCTTTGCCTCTTCAAGAAGCTGCTCATACTCATACACCCGGTTCAACAACATTTCTAGCACAACACAGTCAACAGACGCATCAGTATACGCTTTCATAGTAGAGCGCGCTTCAATACGAAGCGCCGATTCAGAAAATTCCCCGATATTTTTCTCAAGGAAAATCCTTGAATAATACGAATCTACCGCTTCTTCTTCACCGCGCACGGTTACACTTTGTTTATGCTTCATAATATTTTACGATACGTCATAAAAATCTTCCGATAATCTTCTTTGCTATTTTTCTGAAAAGAATTGCCGCATCAGTATGAATCGCAAAAAATTCGTAGTGCGAATGGGTCCGATCAACGCCAACTCTCGGAACAACAAACGGGTCAGTTTCCGGAGAAAGAAACCCATCATCCATAGAAAGAGCGAGATCATATCCTGCCTCACCAATCAATCGACGCGCTACCTTTGTATACCGCCCTCTTGGATAGGCAAAGTACCGAACAGGAAAACCAAATCTCTCCTCAAGAACCCTTTTTGCCCCAGCCGTTTCCTGCTGT
Proteins encoded:
- a CDS encoding SDR family oxidoreductase; amino-acid sequence: MITFLKQFISRQFLYPKVRIPSGRNLCDQVVIVTGAGRGIGKAIAEMIYAEGGSVVAVSRRLRSLEEAFPHVESKRFVFAEGDVSDEQTVRSIVLSARKKFGKVDVLVNNAGINMVEKPLEEISAEDFDRMVATNIRGAFLFSKGVIPLMKNAASGFIITIGSKISHNTNVGPSKTVYAMTKYALEGFSFALNRELKSYGIRVSCLMPGTVNTFASLNSKQFLSPYQVAEIVCMMIRYEDIDFESVVLKSKKQNI
- a CDS encoding methyltransferase domain-containing protein, yielding MKHKQSVTVRGEEEAVDSYYSRIFLEKNIGEFSESALRIEARSTMKAYTDASVDCVVLEMLLNRVYEYEQLLEEAKRILTRGGMLLCTLSSIAPKLHQEEHLWGFTVASAQYIFEKHFGSTNVQIASFGNVFSGRMLLEGFPAVQLRQEELEYVDPFFPVVIGVSVKKE
- a CDS encoding methyltransferase domain-containing protein; this translates as MRARSRKPISTRYGFDRGKPVDRLFIEQFLEKNKQAIYGKCLEVVDNSYTVRFGGSRVTTSDVIDIFPTAKANICGDLRNLSGHIADNEYDCLIVTQTFNVIDDYQSAISECRRILKPGGTLLVTMPTVSPAWNLAINLWRFTPRSARYVFEKFFDANRIEVSALGNKIVTEAFWMGMAAEDMNSEELALQDETFPLIVGIKAVK